Within Synergistaceae bacterium, the genomic segment GATTGCGATGGACGCCCACATCGACACCGTCGGAATCGGCAACAAGGACAACTGGAAATTTGACCCCTACCTGGGCATGGAGGATGGCGAGACCATCGGTGGGCGCGGCGCCAGCGATCAAGAGGGCGGCATGGCTTCTATGATCTATGGAGGGAAGATTATCAAAGATCTGGACCTGACTGGAGACTACTCCCTGGTGGTGGTGGGGTCCGTCCAGGAAGAGGATTGTGACGGGCTGTGCTGGCAGTACATTTACGACCAGGATAAGCTGCGCCCTGAGTTCGTCGTCAGCACGGAGCCCACAGACGGCAGAATCCACCGAGGCCAACGGGGTCGTATGGAGATCCGGGTCAAGACCAAGGGCGTCAGTTGCCACGGGTCCGCTCCTGAGCGCGGCGATAACGCCATCTATAAAATGGCCCCTATTCTTTTGGAGCTTCGGGCGCTTCACGAAAACCTCAAGGACGACCCTTTCTTGGGCAAGGGCAGTCTCGCGGTATCTGAGATCTTTTTCACGTCCCCGTCCCGCTGCGCCGTGGCCGACAGTTGTTGGATTTCCATCGACCGCCGTTTGACCTTCGGCGAAGATGGGGAATATGCCCTGAACCAAATCCGCAACCTGCCCTCAGTCAAAGCCGCCCAGGCTGAGGTGTCCATGTACACCTATGAACGTCCCTCGTACACTGACCTGGTCTACCCCACGGAGTGTTACTTTCCCACCTGGGTCATCGAAAACGAGCACCTGGTCACTCGTACTTTGGTCGACGCTTTCAAAAAAGCTCTGGAACGGGAGCCTGTGGTGGATAAATGGACCTTC encodes:
- a CDS encoding YgeY family selenium metabolism-linked hydrolase, which codes for MDFKKIQELAKRYEPDITRFLRDMIAIPSESCNEKGVVLRIKEEMEKVGFDKVEIDPMGNILGTIGNGKHVIAMDAHIDTVGIGNKDNWKFDPYLGMEDGETIGGRGASDQEGGMASMIYGGKIIKDLDLTGDYSLVVVGSVQEEDCDGLCWQYIYDQDKLRPEFVVSTEPTDGRIHRGQRGRMEIRVKTKGVSCHGSAPERGDNAIYKMAPILLELRALHENLKDDPFLGKGSLAVSEIFFTSPSRCAVADSCWISIDRRLTFGEDGEYALNQIRNLPSVKAAQAEVSMYTYERPSYTDLVYPTECYFPTWVIENEHLVTRTLVDAFKKALEREPVVDKWTFSTNGVSIMGRYGIPCIGYGPGKEAQAHAPNEITWKKDLVECAAVYAALPVTYTEKLTEKLTEAKK